A genome region from Halorussus pelagicus includes the following:
- a CDS encoding ABC transporter substrate-binding protein: MAHDEGPSRRKFLTAAGAAAATASVAGCTGGGGQETTTTETDTTTEGTETTEENGGDGEEFAVTITQGQMPSTLDPQNHRETPTDNVVLHAYEGVLGREQDGTIVEKLATAYERQEPGRIRFTIREGVTFHNGDQLTPQDVAFSINRIVQEDVGIASPQSDQLAGVTGAEVVDGERAVDVMSDGINPVVFSLFATYCDVMQQSWVQERSKSEVAQQMNGTGPFQLEEYQSDVKVEFSNYEDYWREPAAVTSLTFRAASESSTRVNQLVEGETDIVVNVPPQDVSRVRNSGSAKISAAPSTRVIYNAMKYNVEPFSSPKFRRAMNHAVNLDSIIENVLSGFADPTGQPTLEGFFGYNSDVNPYPYDVEQAEQLVEESGHAGASITLHTPVGRYLKDLEVAQAVANQIDQLSNVSCSVQQRDFGTLAGELTDGNLETSPDFYLIGWGNATFDASQTIIPLLTTDGALSSYSNEEVDSMMEQAQSQGDQDQREQTLQSVNQTLHDQAPWIFLNRQYSVYGVQNRIQWQARRDERIDAYAMAPADGQ; the protein is encoded by the coding sequence ATGGCGCACGACGAAGGTCCATCTCGACGGAAGTTTCTGACGGCTGCCGGTGCCGCGGCCGCGACCGCTTCGGTCGCGGGGTGTACCGGCGGTGGCGGTCAGGAAACGACGACGACCGAGACGGATACGACGACGGAAGGAACCGAAACGACCGAAGAGAACGGCGGCGACGGCGAGGAGTTTGCGGTCACCATCACGCAGGGCCAGATGCCCTCGACGCTGGACCCGCAGAACCACCGCGAGACGCCGACGGACAACGTGGTTCTCCACGCCTACGAGGGTGTACTCGGCCGAGAACAGGACGGGACAATCGTCGAGAAGTTGGCGACGGCTTACGAACGCCAAGAGCCGGGGCGCATTCGATTCACCATCCGGGAGGGCGTCACCTTCCACAACGGCGACCAGCTAACGCCACAGGACGTGGCGTTCAGCATCAACCGCATCGTTCAGGAGGACGTTGGCATCGCTAGCCCCCAGTCCGACCAACTCGCTGGCGTCACGGGTGCGGAAGTCGTCGATGGCGAGCGCGCGGTAGACGTGATGTCCGACGGCATCAACCCCGTCGTGTTCTCGCTGTTTGCGACTTACTGCGACGTGATGCAGCAGTCGTGGGTGCAAGAGCGCTCGAAGTCCGAAGTCGCCCAGCAGATGAACGGCACCGGACCGTTCCAACTCGAAGAGTACCAGTCCGACGTGAAAGTCGAGTTCTCCAACTACGAGGACTACTGGCGGGAACCGGCCGCAGTCACGTCGCTGACGTTCCGTGCGGCCTCGGAATCGAGTACGCGCGTGAACCAACTGGTGGAGGGCGAGACCGACATCGTCGTCAACGTCCCGCCCCAAGACGTTTCGCGGGTCCGGAACTCGGGGAGCGCCAAAATCAGCGCGGCCCCGAGTACGCGGGTCATCTACAACGCGATGAAGTACAACGTCGAACCGTTCTCCAGCCCGAAGTTCCGCCGCGCGATGAATCACGCGGTGAACCTCGACAGCATCATCGAGAACGTCCTCTCGGGATTCGCCGACCCGACAGGCCAGCCCACGCTCGAAGGCTTCTTCGGATACAACTCAGACGTGAACCCGTACCCGTACGACGTGGAGCAGGCCGAACAACTGGTCGAGGAGAGCGGCCACGCCGGAGCCTCCATCACGCTCCACACGCCGGTCGGTCGATACCTCAAGGACCTCGAAGTCGCGCAAGCGGTCGCCAACCAGATCGACCAGCTCTCGAACGTCTCCTGTTCGGTCCAACAGCGCGACTTCGGGACGCTCGCGGGCGAACTCACCGACGGGAATCTGGAGACGAGTCCGGACTTCTACCTCATCGGGTGGGGCAACGCGACGTTCGACGCGAGCCAGACCATCATCCCGCTGTTGACCACCGACGGCGCGCTCAGTTCATACAGCAACGAGGAGGTCGATAGCATGATGGAGCAGGCCCAGAGTCAGGGCGACCAGGACCAACGCGAGCAGACGCTCCAGTCGGTCAATCAGACGCTCCACGACCAAGCGCCGTGGATATTCCTGAACCGCCAGTACAGCGTGTACGGAGTCCAGAACCGGATTCAGTGGCAGGCCCGCCGCGACGAGCGAATCGACGCCTACGCGATGGCACCCGCCGACGGACAGTAA
- a CDS encoding reverse transcriptase-like protein, whose product MAVHGRSSPLRALFDESPTPHIAHPPRTHHRDFYVATDGSYSLQSDDGGLGAIIETRDGKRVARLSVPDESVTDNNVAEYRALHLGLDVLAARAPTGARVGVLVDHDDLAANVNSAALATRRTDNTPPRKLSVPPAGEHHWRGIRARVSRFGEIRAAVLESGQNPAHALANAPEEFAHVNRESDRCLLPERTTSSEAQIPPPSRADRQTGDSRASD is encoded by the coding sequence ATGGCCGTTCACGGCCGCTCCTCTCCACTCCGGGCACTGTTCGACGAATCGCCCACGCCCCACATCGCCCACCCGCCGCGGACGCATCACCGCGATTTCTACGTCGCCACGGACGGCTCGTACAGCCTCCAGAGCGACGACGGCGGACTGGGTGCCATCATCGAAACGCGGGACGGTAAGCGGGTCGCTCGCCTCTCGGTCCCCGACGAATCGGTCACCGACAACAACGTGGCCGAGTATCGTGCGCTCCACCTCGGACTCGACGTGCTGGCGGCGCGCGCGCCGACCGGCGCGCGCGTCGGCGTCCTCGTGGACCACGACGACCTCGCGGCCAACGTCAACAGCGCGGCGCTGGCGACTCGTCGGACCGACAACACGCCGCCGCGGAAACTGTCGGTGCCACCCGCGGGCGAACACCACTGGCGCGGGATTCGGGCGCGAGTCTCTCGGTTCGGCGAAATCCGGGCCGCGGTCCTCGAAAGCGGCCAAAACCCCGCTCACGCGCTGGCGAACGCGCCCGAGGAGTTCGCGCACGTCAACCGCGAGTCGGACCGGTGTCTCCTGCCCGAGCGCACGACCTCCAGCGAGGCCCAGATTCCACCGCCCTCGCGGGCAGACCGGCAAACTGGTGATTCGCGGGCAAGCGACTGA
- a CDS encoding CBS domain-containing protein produces the protein MNARNLMTDDVETVHEDDEISEVLTRLGSAEFNGFPVVDDDERVVGIVTQHDLVHMFQPSDRTLWIPIGFPPFLETLEYAIDLSWDDLDTELDLLKHANKPVRTVMTDDVVTVAPDTDFDRILDLLVDDERDINRLPVVDEQGKLLGIVARQDVLRAVRDERRAGEKSVS, from the coding sequence ATGAACGCTCGCAACCTGATGACCGACGACGTAGAGACGGTCCACGAAGACGACGAAATCAGCGAGGTGCTGACTCGCCTCGGGAGCGCTGAGTTCAACGGCTTCCCGGTCGTGGACGACGACGAGCGCGTGGTCGGCATCGTCACCCAACACGACCTCGTCCACATGTTCCAACCGAGCGACCGGACGCTGTGGATTCCCATCGGCTTTCCGCCGTTCCTCGAAACGCTGGAGTACGCCATCGACCTCTCGTGGGACGACCTCGACACCGAACTCGACCTGCTCAAACACGCAAACAAGCCGGTTCGGACCGTCATGACCGACGACGTGGTGACGGTCGCTCCCGACACCGACTTCGACCGCATTCTCGACTTGCTGGTGGACGACGAGCGCGATATCAACCGCCTGCCAGTCGTTGACGAGCAGGGGAAACTCCTCGGCATCGTGGCCCGACAGGACGTGCTTCGGGCGGTCCGCGACGAGCGACGCGCGGGCGAAAAATCGGTCTCGTAA